A region from the Brassica napus cultivar Da-Ae chromosome C8, Da-Ae, whole genome shotgun sequence genome encodes:
- the LOC106356588 gene encoding inorganic pyrophosphatase 2, whose amino-acid sequence MANKNNIVIVFDFDKTIIDVDSDNWVVDELGFTELFEQLLPTMPWNSLMDRMMKELHDHGKTIEEIKQVLRRIPIHPRVIPAIKSAHALGCELRIVSDANTFFIETIVEHLGISEYFSEINTNPGLVDEQGRLRISPYNDFTKSSHGCSRCPPNMCKSLIIERIQASFTKEGKNMKMIYLGDGAGDYCPSLRLKAEDYMMPRKNFPVWDLISQNPALVKATVRDWTDGEAMERILMGLINEIMEMEKMVSSDHCKTSVGIVHEPLLPLSLPVPLHLVK is encoded by the exons ATGGCTAACAAGAACAACATTGTCATCGTATTCGATTTCGACAAGACGATCATCGACGTGGACAGTGATAACTGGGTCGTCGATGAGCTTGGCTTCACCGAGTTGTTCGAACAGCTTCTCCCCACAATGCCTTGGAACTCTCTCATG GATCGGATGATGAAGGAGCTTCATGATCATGGTAAAACCATTGAAGAAATCAAACAAGTATTGAGAAGGATCCCTATTCATCCTCGTGTCATCCCTGCCATCAAGTCCGCTCATGCTTTAGg GTGCGAGCTGAGAATAGTGAGTGATGCCAACACGTTCTTCATCGAAACCATTGTTGAACATCTCGGGATTAGTGAGTATTTCTCAGAGATTAACACAAACCCTGGACTTGTAGATGAACAAGGAAGGTTAAGAATCTCTCCTTACAATGACTTCACCAAATCTTCCCATGGTTGCTCTCGTTGCCCTCCTAACATGTGCAAG AGTTTGATTATTGAGAGGATTCAAGCTTCTTTTACCAAAGAAGGAAAGAATATGAAGATGATCTACCTAGGAGATGGTGCTGGTGATTATTGTCCTAGTCTTAGACTCAAAGCTGAAGATTACATGATGCCAAGGAAGAATTTTCCGGTTTGGGATTTGATTAGTCAAAATCCGGCATTGGTTAAGGCCACGGTTAGAGATTGGACCGATGGTGAAGCTATGGAGAGGATATTAATGGGACTTATCAACGAGATTATGGAGATGGAGAAGATGGTGAGCTCTGATCATTGCAAGACATCTGTTGGGATTGTTCATGAACCTTTGTTGCCTCTTTCTCTTCCGGTTCCTCTACATCTCGTCAAGTGA